The genomic region ACACCGGCAGTCCCAAGATCGGTGAAAAGAGAGGTCGATACAAAGTTATTTTCTGCTTCGCCATTGTTTTGGCAGTAAGTTCGAAAAGTGTTTGCAAACATACTTGCATTATGTGGGAGGTCTTTGCAAGAACCTCTTAAACGAAAAAGGTCATATGAAATTCTGCATCACAGTGTTGCAGGTGTGATCCATGGCCTCGTGGATGAcgtcgaaaaataaaatcccgaGTAGCCGAAAGTGTTCCATGATGCAAAGTTTCGGGATATGAATCCGTTGGGTTGTCAGAACATGGCCGAAACGCTTCAAGTACTTGGTCAGTTAGTGAAATATAGTAAATTTTCTGTTATACACAAACTTTCCAGGCCACTTCAAACTGAATTCAAACTAACTGTCAAAAATGTTCCCACGATTTCTGGCTGGTTGCAAGCTGCACTGTGACCTCTCTTCCAACCGATCTTGACCAGTCCACTTCATCGCACACTTACGTTCGACCTGCCCCAACCCGAAATGGTTGCGCCGGTTCCAGACAGCACGTACGACGAACCGAGCGGGATCGGTTGCGTGTACTCGTTGAACACGATCGGGGCCACGGTCTGTGCCAAGCTGATGTCGTTCTCGATGGTGGCCGGATCGTACAGCGGATGGTTGACGATGCGCATCGTCCGATGGTAAACTCCGCCGCTCTCCAATCGTACGCTTCCGACGTACACGTTGAGCGCGGACGGCTCCATGCCGATCGTGCAGTGCGCCGCCGACAGAACCCATCTGGTGTTAAGGATCGATCCGCCACAGAAGTGGAAGCTTGGCGGTCTCCTCATCGACACCTGGTACGGAAACTGACCCTCGACGGCATTGTAGCCTCCGACGATACGGTTTCCCTTCGGACTGTCGCGAACCGTCGCTGCAGCTGTGAGTTTGGAGGAAAACCGTTTCACAATCGTTTGCGTCACAAAACTACCCTTGACATTCCCGCGGAATGcgggtgggtgaccacttacGACTTGCGAACACCAGTCCCAGACAGAGCGCGAGCGTCACCAGCGTTACACGGATCATCGTGATATGCCACACACGTTATACCGTCCACACGCAACAAACGACCGTGCGGCCGCAGGTATCTGGTACTTATACCACTCGCTTCCCAACCCACGGCTATTGGTGCGATAATCTGGATTCGTTTATAGCCCTGCTAATCGGGATCAATAAGCCCGCCATTCCGATAGAGTAGAATGTGTATGGCACTCGCTGGCTTCAGTTGATTGACTCGAGCTACACCCAATCGTAGGTCTCAGCTGTTGGAACCCTTTTggctggggggagggggatgttTCCGGTTAATACGTGGCCACAGTAAGGAAGGAAGCCACTTGCGGATACTCCCGGTGAATATCGGGGCAGTTTATGATTCGCCTTGTTTTATAACTCGCCGATAAGAGCAGACAGTCTTTGGGAGCAGCTCCTTCGGTTTCCCCGTTATTACGCCAAGGTCAGCAACGATTCGCGTGATGTCGTTCCACATTTTATTGCCGGGGTCATCTCTTTTCTCGTTTCTCGACATATGGTGGCAATGGAATGCATTCTTTGGGATATGATTTGGTGCCTCCATTTTTGGTGGTTTTCGTATCCATAAAATTCGTTTTAAAACATACAACAACTTATTGATAATTCGAAAAGTTTTAAAGCCGAATGAAACGATTCGCAAACCTCCAATTATCGATAGCTGTCAAATGGTTTCAGAACCTAATGCTAGATTTACATGAAGCGCAATAGACTATTAATTCACGCGAAAATATCAGGTTTGCCTTTATATTTTTGCGTTTCGCGTTAGTATCCGTGGgtcgatgaaaataaaatcgtatTCAGTGTAGGTTTGCGTGTTAACAGTACACAAACAGCAGAGAAGAAATGTGCGCATCGAAATCTTATCCTCAATCGTTATTCACAAACGCAAGCAACAGCAGTCCACACAAAGTGTGCAAATCTTTACAATATCATATTTATCACTCGCTGatcgaaaaatatatttgcgTTCAATTTGAGAGTTTCgtagcattttgtttttcaaattttgctTTCGCTTCATGTAATCCTACCGTAATACCAGCATTTGCAAACGTAATTTCCATGTCCGTAATTTCCGTACTGAACGTACCAGGACAAACTATGGGCAATGCGACCCGCTACAAGTTATGTGCAACAATTTGAACTCAGTCTTAGACTTATGTGACTTTAATCTTTCTACGTCAGTGTTTCGTGAGCGCCTACGTCTTCGCCTCGTATAACGATTCTGTAATCACGCGTTTTAACCCGTTTTTATAATATATACTTAAGTTGTGTCGTGAAGACCTATGAGATCCGACGactatacaaataaataaataaataaatgtcaacATGTTCCATCAGCGCAACTCTCCTTCACGTTTAACATCTGGAGTTGGTTAATAATTTGATTACTCTCCATCTTCTAGTTTTGATAGCTCCTCAAGGCAACTCATGCGTTGGTATTCATTTATAATTTTCCTAAAActtgattgttttgttgttgttttctagATTAAATAGTTACATCAaatttgattatatttttgtttgtttgagtttaATTGAAGCGAAATCGGGGAATTGAGCTGTTACCTTGCGTTTTTAGCTAACAGcgtgatgaaactttttgtcCAGTGTAACTCAGATTGTTGAAAGCTACCAATCGATGAAAGAAGCGTTGATGCATGTTCGGCTTTATGTTTCATATCATTCATTCCCTTTTGATAAGTAAGAACAATTTATTGATTGATTAACAAGACTCATGTTTCATATGCAACCATAGATATCCAAAATGTCAAAGCTGTACTCTTACCATGGGTCATGAAAACTTCACTGCATACCAGGAATATTTGTCTATCAACCTTTCGCCAGCTCTACTCGACGTTATGTCTTGCGCC from Anopheles coustani chromosome 3, idAnoCousDA_361_x.2, whole genome shotgun sequence harbors:
- the LOC131272168 gene encoding chymotrypsin-2-like, with product MIRVTLVTLALCLGLVFASPTVRDSPKGNRIVGGYNAVEGQFPYQVSMRRPPSFHFCGGSILNTRWVLSAAHCTIGMEPSALNVYVGSVRLESGGVYHRTMRIVNHPLYDPATIENDISLAQTVAPIVFNEYTQPIPLGSSYVLSGTGATISGWGRSNTMDDGPADVPDNLQFLTVDILTMEECREERNGSNNIFDSVMCVSSPEGQGACSGDSGGPLVYDGMVHGIASFVRVPCATAVSDVYERVYSHLSWIASVMI